TGTGGATTACTACCACTATTATATTGCTCTATTGATGGATTTATTTCTTGAAATAGTACTGTACCTTCTTCTGTGCCATCTGTAACCCAAAGTTCGTTAGCACTATTGAATTCTCCACCTCCAAAAAGTACTTTATCTCCAAAACTAACTAACTCTGTTAGAGATGCATTTCTACTACCAGTTCTTATATCTTTTACTAAAGTTGTTCCAGAATTTGTGCCATCAGATACCCAAAGTTCAGTTCCATTTATACCATCATCAGCAATAAAAAAAATATTGTTTTTGTGTGCTGTTAATTTAGATGGAAAACTTCCACTACTTCCATTTCTAATATCTTTTACTAGATTTGTAGTGTTACCATTTGTAACCCAAAGTTCTCCTCCATCAGAAAAACCTGCTGTAAAAAATAGTTTATCACCAGCAACCGTTAAATTAGATGGATCTATATTTGAAACTACAGTTGCAGTTGTGCCATCTGACTTTATAAGATCATCTTTAGCACTATAGTATAAAAAATCATTAAAAATTGTGTACAATCTTGGATTGCTACTACCAGAAAAATTGTAATGATGATGAATTTTTGTACCAGCTTCTGTGCCATCAGATTCCCAAACTTCAAAATCATTATCTCCTGTATGTGCTGTAAAATATACTTTGTTTTTGTAAGTAATTAGTTGTCCATCTCTGTAACTGTTTCCATCTCCAGGGTTCATATCTTTTATTAATACTGTTCCTGTCTCTGTACCATCAGATTTCCAAAGTTCAAAACCAGTAGTTCCATCACTTGCAAAAAAGAAAACTTCATTTTCTACTACTGTTAAATTACCAAAATTTAAACCAGCATTAAAACCAGCATTAATATCTTTAACCAAAACTGTACCTGATGCTGTGCCATCAGTCTTCCATAATTCTGTACCTGTATTTTGAGTAGTTGCTTTAAAATAAACAATACCATTTACCTCTACAAAATTTGATGGATTTGAATAATAAATACCTTCATTAATATCTTTTAAAAGAACAGTATTTGTGCCATCAAAAACCCAAAGCTCTGCTCCTTGAAAACCATTATCCGCAGAAAAAAGAACCTTATCGTTAAATTCAAATAGATTTTTTACAAAAGAACCTCTATTACCAGTTGTATTAATATCTTTTAACATAAAAGTACCTGTTTCTGTACCATCAGAAATGTATAATTCAGTTCCTAAATAGTTACCATCTTTACCTGTGAAAATTAATTTATCTCCAAAAGCAATCATATCTTCCAAATTATTATCATCATTTACAGGTAAAATATCTTTTACCAAAACTGTACCTGCAACTGTACCATCAGTTTTCCAAAGTTCGTAACCCAACTCATTATATCCTTGAAAATAAATAACATCTCCTACTTTTTGGTAGGTGTTGTTATGAAAAAATTCAAAAATATCAATTTCGTTTTTTATGGTATTATTAGTTGTTCCATCAGAAGTCCAAAATGAATTTTTTCTATTAAAAGCAATTATTTGATTATTGATTACTTGTATTGCAATTATTGATTCCTCCAAATCTTTTACTAAAAAAGTAGTTGCATCTGTACCCTCTGAAACCCATAGCTCTGTATTGTTTGTAAAGTAGATTTTTTGGTTAAAAACAGTTAGACCTATATTATTAAATGAAGTACTAGATGAACCAGAAGTTACATCTGAAACTAGTTGCGTTTCTTCTGGAGTACCATCTGTTTTCCAGAGTTCAAAACCGTTTGTACCATTACTAGCAATAAAATATATTTGATCATTTAATACTTTAAAAAAATTGGGGAATGAACTTTTGTTTGAACCTGCATAAATATCTTTAACCATTTTTGTGCCAGCTTGTGTGCCATCTGTAACCCACAATTCAGTTCCTTGAAACGAATTTGCTCTTGCACCATAAAAAATTTGATTATTTAAAATAGCAAAATTTTCACCAGATGGACTTATAGAACTAATTTGTGTTGTACCAGCTTCTGTTCCATCTGTTTTCCAAAGAGCATTTTGTGCAGATAAAATTATTTCATTATTTATTTCTGCATATATTGAACCAACAGTAGAAAAATCTTTAATTTTTTCTGTACCAGCATCTGTGCCATCCGTTCTAAATAAATATTGCTGACCATCTTCAATAGCAAAAAAGTACAAAAAATCTGTTGTTGCTAACGCTTTAAAGGATTTAATACCAGTTTCTAAACCTGTATAAATATCTTTTACTAAGATAGTACCTGTTTCTGTGCCATCTGTTTTCCAAAGTTCAGTTCCGTGAATTCCATCATCCGCAGAAAAATAAATTTCGTTTTTAAAAAAGATTTTTTCTCCTGGATTGCTAGAAGAATTTCCTAAATTAATATCTTGAACCAAGTTTGCTTGTGCAAAAGAGTTTACAATAAAAAAAAGAAAGAATAAGTGTATTAGTTTTTTCATAATATATAATTTTAACATGGTGAAAATTAATTTAGTTCAGGAGCTTTTTACAGCTCCAGAACCAAATTAAGAGCTTGTTTATATTTCTCCATTTTTTTGTGCTGCATCAATTAAAATCGCAATTTTCCCACCTTTTCCTTTGGCAATTGCGTGCACAATTTGTTTGCCTGTTTCATCATCAGTAAAAACTTTAAAACTTTTTATAGTGTAGGTTTTTCCTGAAAAATCGGTAGCTAAAGCGTTCTCTTCTATGTATTTTTCTGATACAACCTTATTTTGTAAATTAGATACTGATGTTTTTAACAAATCGTTACCGGCAACACTTTTAGTAGTATTTATGGCATTTTTTATGCCTTGAGTACTTTTTACATTTAGGTTTGCGACATCATTTACATTCTTAACAGTTTTCATTATATTACCTACAGAAAAACTATTTTTAAATTTATATACATAAGCAAAACTATTATCTTTAGAAGCAGATGCTAGTGTAATTTTATCTCCTTTTTTAAAGATTGTTCCGTTTTCTGATGTGTAAGGATCTTTTGAGTTTTTTCCTTTAATTTGCGCTAAAACTAACATTGGTGCTAATAATAGCAAGATGATTACATTTGTTTTCATAATTTGATTTGTTTAAATTAAAAACAGCATCCATTTCTCAATTGTTAATTCATTCTAAAAAAAGAATGCGAGATGGATACTGTTCCGTAAAATTTTTTAACTTTTTAGAATACAATGAATTAACACTCCAAAAGTAGTTTAGAAAAGAAAGGAAGTAAATAGAGGGTTTTACGTATTTGAGTAAGGTGTTTCCCTTATTTTTAGGTTGTTAAACCATTTTGAAACGCAAAACGGATTAAAGAAGCCACATTATGTACATCAATTTTACGCATAATATTAGTTCTATGCGTATCTACAGTTCTTGGACTTATAAACAGCTTTTCGCCAATTTGAGTATTTGTTAAACCAATAGAAATGTATTTTATAACTTCTAATTCTCTTGAAGTTAAATCATTTAAAAGAGGAGATTTTTCTTTATTTTTTTCAATAGATTTTGCTTTGCTTTTATTGAATAATAAGGCTTTAGTAACATCGGAATTAAAATATTCTTTACCTTCAAAAATTGTTTTTATACCTTGTATTAAATCCTCTTTAGGAATCGTTTTAATCATATACCCTTTTACACCAATTTCTACCAACTCTTTTATTATTGAAGCCTCTTGATGCATAGAAAGCATTGCAATTTTTGTGTTCGGATGTTTTGCAATAATCTGTTTTGCTGTTTCAATACCATTTAAAATTGGCATATCAATATCTAACAAAACAACGTCTACAGGGATGTTTTTAAGAAAGTTTAATGCTTCTTGTCCATTTTCTAAAACTGATAATACGCTTATTTCTTCATCGAAACTTATGGCATTTTTAATACCTGCAGCCATCATAGGATGGTCATCAACAATAAGAATTTGGATAGTCATTATTTTTTAATTTTTACTGTAATCAAAGTACCTTTTTCTGGACTTTTATCAAAACTAGCTTCTCCATTTATCATTTCTAAACGGCTTTTTATATTATCAAAACCAATTCCTTTTTTTGATTTTTGTAGATTGATCCCAATACCATCGTCTTCTACAATAAAAATAATATGATCTGCTGAATTTATCAATTGAACACTTACCGAAGTTGCTTTACTATGCTTAATAATATTATTTACCAATTCTTGGGTAATTCTGTATAACGTAATCTCAATTTTTTCAGGTAGACGCTCCTTGACATTAAAATGCTCAAAAGTATACTCGATATTTACATGCGCTAAACTTCCTTTAAGTAAATCATCAATGGCAGAAACTAAGCCTAATTCGCTTAATGCTCTTGGCATCATTTGGTGCGATATGTTTCTTAAATCTTCACTAGACTCTTCTAATGTACTTAAAACGGCTTTAGACGATTCATTATCCGATATTTTGAGTTTTGAAAATAAATCTCTTGATTTTAATATTGCACTGCCAATTTGCTGCACAACACCATCATGCAATTCTCTGGCAATTCTTGTTCTCTCTTTTTCTTCAGCAAATAAAATAGATTGTAAGTTTTTCTCTTTTTGGTTTGCAATTGCTAGCTGATGTTTCCGTTTATTTCGTTGAAAAATAGCAAGGCTTAAAAAGATTAAAATCGCTAAACTTCCAATTAAAACAAACGTCCAAGTTCTAGTTTTTGAAAGTTGTAATTCTGTTTCTGCTTTTTCTGTTCTGGTTTGTAAAAGTTCTTTTTCTTTCTTTTCTGTTTGATATTTGGTTTCTAACTCTTCCATTTTTTTTTGATTAGTATCTTCCATATACTTATCATTAATGCTATCGCTTTGAGACTTAAAAAAAAACATTTTTTCAAAATCTTTTTTACTAGCACTTATATATCCTAAATAATTATTAGCTATAAATAACTTCCTATTATCATTAACTTTTTCAAAATGTGCTTTTGCATCATAAAAAAGTTTTTCTGCCTTAGTAAAACTTAATTGTTTAAAATAGTTTTTAGCAAGGTTATATTTTAAATTAGCACTTTGTGTTTCAGAATTATATTTTTTTGAATAAATTAATGCTTCTTCTAGCGTTTCTATTCCTTTATTTGTTTTTCCATTATTAAGGTAGACTGAACCTAAATTGGTAAGAGAATTTGAAATTATTTCATTATTATTTGTTTTTTTTGCATACTCTACAGATTTTAAATTGCTTTCAATACATTTTTGAATATCATTTTTATAATTATATATTATTGCTAAATTCGAGTAAAGTGTAGTTGTAAAATTATCAAAATTTACACTTTTTGAATATTCTAATGCTTCTAAATAATATTCTAAAGCCTTATCATAGTTATATTTTAATTGGTATAAAGCTCCAATATTTGCTTTAAGCATATTAGCTTGCCTTTTATTACCCTTTTTATCTATAACATCAACTGCTTCTATAGCATATATCATTGCAGAATCTAATTTCTTATATTTCCCATAATAAGAAACTAAATTTGCTTTAGTTAATGCAATACCAAGTGTATCATTTAAATTTTGTCTTATTTTAAGAGCCTTAAAAAAATAATCTTTACTTTTTATTGCATCTCCTTTTCTAAAGTAAGCACCACCCGAGCTTACATACATTTCAGCTAAATTTTCAAAATCATTTATCTTTTTAGCTAAATTAAGACCCAAATCACTATATTTTAAAGCGGAATCTATTGAAATTCGAGAATAATTCTTAGTTAAAGTAAATAGTATTTCAATTTTTACATTTTCATCTTTTGTATTTTTTAGTTCAATTTTAAGGCTATCAATTTCATTTTGTAAACTTTGTGAAAAGACAAATGGAGTAAATGAAAACAAAAACACAATTACAATTACAATTTTTTTCATAGCTTGTTTGGTTGGTTAACTTCACAAATATGAAAAAAATAATTTAAAATTCAAACATAATCCACTAAAAACTAGAGAGTAACAAAAACAAAAAAGCATCCCAAATATTTTAGAATGCTTTTTTAATTTTTTGTGAATTTATTTTATCCTAATATGCCCTTTTATCATTCCCTTCATAAAAGTTAATAAAAGCTTGGTTCACTACTCTCATTCCTCCTGGAGTTGGGTAATTTCCTGTAAAGTACCAATCACCTAAATTATCTGGACATGCTTTGTGCAAACCCTCTATAGATTGATAAATAACCTCAACCTCTGCTTTTATATCTTCTGTTTTTAGCATTTCTGCAATTTTAACAGATATTTCTTCAGGTTTAAAAGCACTATAAATTTCTTTAACGTGATTTACAATTTCTTCGTCTTTTTTAGATTTTTGTGCAATACACTTCTTGTACACATCCTCTACAATATGGTATTTATCATGGTCTTTTAACAACTCTAAAGCAGCTTTAAACGCTATAAAAGCATCAATTCTTGCCATATCAATTCCATAACAATCTGGATAACGAATTTGTGGAGCTGAAGAAACTACCACAATTTTCTTCGGGCTTAAACGATCTAATATTTTGATGATACTCTTTTTAAGCGTTGTTCCACGCACAATACTATCATCAATAATTACCAAGTTATCTGTTGGTTTTACAACACCGTACGTAATATCGTAGACATGTTCTACCAAATCGTCTCTTGAACTATCATCCGCAATAAACGTTCTTAATTTTGCATCTTTTATGGCAATTTTCTCAAAACGAGGTCTTTCAGATAATATTTCTGTAACTTTTTTTGCAGATAATTTTGCTCCTCCAGCTAAAATTTTTGTAGTTTTTTGTTGATTTAATAAATCTTCTGCAGCTTCTGTCATTCCATAAAAAGACGTTTCTGCTGTATTTGGAATATAAGAAAAAACAGTGTTAGATATATCAGAATCAATCGATTTTAAGATTTTTGGAAATACGTATTTTCCTAAATTTTTAC
The DNA window shown above is from Polaribacter sp. Hel_I_88 and carries:
- a CDS encoding ATP-binding protein, whose product is MKKIVIVIVFLFSFTPFVFSQSLQNEIDSLKIELKNTKDENVKIEILFTLTKNYSRISIDSALKYSDLGLNLAKKINDFENLAEMYVSSGGAYFRKGDAIKSKDYFFKALKIRQNLNDTLGIALTKANLVSYYGKYKKLDSAMIYAIEAVDVIDKKGNKRQANMLKANIGALYQLKYNYDKALEYYLEALEYSKSVNFDNFTTTLYSNLAIIYNYKNDIQKCIESNLKSVEYAKKTNNNEIISNSLTNLGSVYLNNGKTNKGIETLEEALIYSKKYNSETQSANLKYNLAKNYFKQLSFTKAEKLFYDAKAHFEKVNDNRKLFIANNYLGYISASKKDFEKMFFFKSQSDSINDKYMEDTNQKKMEELETKYQTEKKEKELLQTRTEKAETELQLSKTRTWTFVLIGSLAILIFLSLAIFQRNKRKHQLAIANQKEKNLQSILFAEEKERTRIARELHDGVVQQIGSAILKSRDLFSKLKISDNESSKAVLSTLEESSEDLRNISHQMMPRALSELGLVSAIDDLLKGSLAHVNIEYTFEHFNVKERLPEKIEITLYRITQELVNNIIKHSKATSVSVQLINSADHIIFIVEDDGIGINLQKSKKGIGFDNIKSRLEMINGEASFDKSPEKGTLITVKIKK
- a CDS encoding T9SS type A sorting domain-containing protein, encoding MKKLIHLFFLFFIVNSFAQANLVQDINLGNSSSNPGEKIFFKNEIYFSADDGIHGTELWKTDGTETGTILVKDIYTGLETGIKSFKALATTDFLYFFAIEDGQQYLFRTDGTDAGTEKIKDFSTVGSIYAEINNEIILSAQNALWKTDGTEAGTTQISSISPSGENFAILNNQIFYGARANSFQGTELWVTDGTQAGTKMVKDIYAGSNKSSFPNFFKVLNDQIYFIASNGTNGFELWKTDGTPEETQLVSDVTSGSSSTSFNNIGLTVFNQKIYFTNNTELWVSEGTDATTFLVKDLEESIIAIQVINNQIIAFNRKNSFWTSDGTTNNTIKNEIDIFEFFHNNTYQKVGDVIYFQGYNELGYELWKTDGTVAGTVLVKDILPVNDDNNLEDMIAFGDKLIFTGKDGNYLGTELYISDGTETGTFMLKDINTTGNRGSFVKNLFEFNDKVLFSADNGFQGAELWVFDGTNTVLLKDINEGIYYSNPSNFVEVNGIVYFKATTQNTGTELWKTDGTASGTVLVKDINAGFNAGLNFGNLTVVENEVFFFASDGTTGFELWKSDGTETGTVLIKDMNPGDGNSYRDGQLITYKNKVYFTAHTGDNDFEVWESDGTEAGTKIHHHYNFSGSSNPRLYTIFNDFLYYSAKDDLIKSDGTTATVVSNIDPSNLTVAGDKLFFTAGFSDGGELWVTNGNTTNLVKDIRNGSSGSFPSKLTAHKNNIFFIADDGINGTELWVSDGTNSGTTLVKDIRTGSRNASLTELVSFGDKVLFGGGEFNSANELWVTDGTEEGTVLFQEINPSIEQYNSGSNPQNFFVFNDTLLFSADDGTLGNELFMLQENALSVTNNQSNLLSKVTIYPNPTSSILNIKVDDQEINEVKIYNLLGKEVVKVPSKLEEIKSIDIAELLKGIYVIQIKTNSNTFTKKSLKTKIMKKLKIIIASLLFITIFSCTENNSEEEMMDNPIVNIAKNTVSSADKEVALKYFTFVKGDLQSGTVYSIQAFENMPTATTSFGNGVLIYFKEIPTASKTLTHYGDFDLNTTQFYFNNAVLGTEKWYTPFVGDDPAGDLVITIENDVATFYASEIELSDNFVSPITATKRISFSVSVATSYFASDNTGFVELSN
- a CDS encoding response regulator transcription factor, whose amino-acid sequence is MTIQILIVDDHPMMAAGIKNAISFDEEISVLSVLENGQEALNFLKNIPVDVVLLDIDMPILNGIETAKQIIAKHPNTKIAMLSMHQEASIIKELVEIGVKGYMIKTIPKEDLIQGIKTIFEGKEYFNSDVTKALLFNKSKAKSIEKNKEKSPLLNDLTSRELEVIKYISIGLTNTQIGEKLFISPRTVDTHRTNIMRKIDVHNVASLIRFAFQNGLTT